The Algoriphagus halophilus sequence GTTTGTACCAATCTAAATCGAGAAAGTCTCCATCTATGGTAGTAATTCTCTCACGAATAGGCTTTTCTAGCTCTACTTTCCTGAATATGGCAGGATAAATAGTTTCCAAATGACGATTAAAAAGCCATCTTGGTCTTTGGTAAATGCTGTCTGTAATTAAAGGCATATCAGGGGATTGGTGAATAAAGGCTGAAATGCAGGGGGAAAATACTAGTTTTAAATTTGAATAAAGACATTATAAAAACTATTTTTGGACACTTTAAAAACGAATAGAGCGCAATAACTCATGGCCGAAATTATTAGAATGCCTAAAATGAGCGACACCATGGAAGAAGGTGTGATCGCTGCATGGTTGAAAAAAGTAGGGGATACTGTTAAACCAGGAGATATTCTGGCGGAGGTTGAAACTGACAAAGCAACAATGGAGCTTGAATCCTACGACGAAGGTGTGCTTTTATATATAGGAGTAAAAGAGAAAGATTCTGTACCTGTCAATGGCGTTATAGCTGTGATAGGTGAAAAAGGAGAAGATTATGAACACCTTTTGAAAGGTGCTGATAGTTCATCCGATAAAAAAGAGGAAGCTCCTAAATCAGAAGAAAAAGCTCCAGAACCAGCAAAAGCTGAGGCTCCTAGCGAAAGCATTGATACTTCAAATATTAATGCGACGGTAATTACCATGCCTAAAATGTCCGATACTATGCAAGAAGGTACGATTGCCTCTTGGCTGAAAAAGGTTGGTGACGAAATTAAGTCTGGTGAGATCATCGCTGAAGTGGAAACTGACAAAGCAACCATGGAGCTGGAAAGCTATGACGATGGAACGTTGCTTTACATCGGGGTAGAAGCTGGAGATAGCGTGCCTGTAGATGGAGTAATCGCTGTGATAGGTGAAAAGGGGGCCGACTTTGAAACTCTTTTAAAAGCTCAACAACAAAGCTCATCAGAACCTGCGCCTGCACCAAAAGAGGAATCCGCACCTGCACCAAAAGCAGAGCCAGTTGCTGAAACAAAATCTGCACCTGCTTCAACTGCACCTGCAGCCACTACTGCAAATGGAGAAAGAGTAAAAGCTTCTCCGTTGGCTAAAAAGATTGCTGAAGAAAAAGGATTGGATATTCGTCAAGTGAGTGGGTCTGGTGAAGGAGGAAGAGTTGTCAAAAAAGACGTAGAAAACTTCGTTCCAGCTGCAGCTCCTCAAGCAGCACCTGCAAGCGCAGGGGCTCCAGCAATTGGACAGGAAAGCTATAAAGAGGAAAAAGTTTCTCAAATGCGTAAAGTAATTGCTAAGAGACTTGCCGAAAGTAAATTTGGTGCTCCTCATTTCTATCTGACCATGGAAATCAACATGGATAAGGCGATAGAAGCTAGAAAGAGCATGAATGAAATCGCATCTACCAAGATTTCATTCAATGACATGGTAATCAAAGCTACTGCAGCAGCTTTACGTCAACATCCAAAAGTAAATTCAAGTTGGTTAGGCGATAAAAT is a genomic window containing:
- a CDS encoding pyruvate dehydrogenase complex dihydrolipoamide acetyltransferase; this encodes MAEIIRMPKMSDTMEEGVIAAWLKKVGDTVKPGDILAEVETDKATMELESYDEGVLLYIGVKEKDSVPVNGVIAVIGEKGEDYEHLLKGADSSSDKKEEAPKSEEKAPEPAKAEAPSESIDTSNINATVITMPKMSDTMQEGTIASWLKKVGDEIKSGEIIAEVETDKATMELESYDDGTLLYIGVEAGDSVPVDGVIAVIGEKGADFETLLKAQQQSSSEPAPAPKEESAPAPKAEPVAETKSAPASTAPAATTANGERVKASPLAKKIAEEKGLDIRQVSGSGEGGRVVKKDVENFVPAAAPQAAPASAGAPAIGQESYKEEKVSQMRKVIAKRLAESKFGAPHFYLTMEINMDKAIEARKSMNEIASTKISFNDMVIKATAAALRQHPKVNSSWLGDKIRYNEHIHIGMAVAVEEGLLVPVIRFADNLSLSQISAQAKSLGGKAKNKELQPKDWEGNTFTISNLGMFGIEEFTAIINPPDACILAVGGIKETVIVKDGQMQIGNVMKVTLSCDHRVVDGSVGSAFLITLKNLLEDPVRILV